The uncultured Fusobacterium sp. genomic interval GGATATTTTATATTTAATATACTTGGAGGAGTAATTTTTAGACCAATAATGTTGTTAAATATAGCAGTTTTAATTTTTTCTCTACTTGTACATGAAATATCTCATGGTTTGGCAGCATATTTTTGTGGAGATACAACAGCTAGAGATTATGGAAGATTGAGTTTTAACCCACTTCATCATTTAGATCCTTTGGGAACAATATTCCCAATAATTCTAATTTTCTTAGGTTCTCCCTTTGTTTTTGGTTGGGCAAAACCTGTGCCTATAAACTATTGGAGATTAAAAAATGGAAGGACAGGAGAATTTTTAGTAGCTATAGCAGGGGTAGCTTCAAATATTATTTTAGCATTGATAGGATTGATATTATTAAAATATCTTACTCCATTTATTCATAATGGAGTGTTTGCATCATTGTGTATATATTTGATTAGATTGAATATTTTACTTGCTGTATTTAATATATTGCCAATTCCCCCACTAGATGGGTCAAGAGTAGTGGCATCAATGGCTGGAAGAGAGTTAAGAAATACTATTTTCTCTTTAGATCAATATGGAATATTTATAATTCTTATTTTAAATATGGTAGGTATTCTTGATAGTGTAATTGGATCGTTAGCAGAGTTTTTAGTTAAAATATTAATAGGATTAGTTTTTTAGGTGGGAAAGATGAAAAGTGTAGAAAAAGAGTGTGTAATTGAATTTGAAGAGAGAAAATCAAAATTTATAGGTTATGTAAAGCCTGTGGGAAGTAAGCAAGAGGCAGAAGATTTTATTGCATCTATTAGAGAAAAACATAAAGATGCAACTCATAATTGTACTGCTTATAAGGTTATAGATAATGGGCAGGAGTATTTTAAAACTGATGATGATGGAGAGCCAAGTGGTACTGCTGGAAAGCCTATGGGAGATATTATAACTTATATGGAGGTAACAAATTTAGCAGTTGTTGCCACTAGGTATTTTGGTGGAATAAAGTTAGGGGCTGGAGGTTTAGTGAGAAACTATGCTAAA includes:
- a CDS encoding site-2 protease family protein yields the protein MRRFIEELKYLNRGMGNSTKIILAIIFGYFIFNILGGVIFRPIMLLNIAVLIFSLLVHEISHGLAAYFCGDTTARDYGRLSFNPLHHLDPLGTIFPIILIFLGSPFVFGWAKPVPINYWRLKNGRTGEFLVAIAGVASNIILALIGLILLKYLTPFIHNGVFASLCIYLIRLNILLAVFNILPIPPLDGSRVVASMAGRELRNTIFSLDQYGIFIILILNMVGILDSVIGSLAEFLVKILIGLVF
- a CDS encoding YigZ family protein, whose protein sequence is MKSVEKECVIEFEERKSKFIGYVKPVGSKQEAEDFIASIREKHKDATHNCTAYKVIDNGQEYFKTDDDGEPSGTAGKPMGDIITYMEVTNLAVVATRYFGGIKLGAGGLVRNYAKTAKLAIQEAGIAEYVERKVYMIDFPYEKIGDIEMLIDSMGGEYLDKGFNERVTYKVRTDLTAFETLKNTKGVLVIEL